A portion of the Candidatus Pristimantibacillus lignocellulolyticus genome contains these proteins:
- a CDS encoding S-layer homology domain-containing protein, with amino-acid sequence MKMKFFFKQIAVVSVTMTLAASLVNPTIAFGASNVQETVSARTEKQLLEKWQKYLPLDIDSSKLFEVAPTLSAPYSAGKVSQNVLLDGLNATNFARYLAGLPDDVTLDYSIAEKQQAGAIINAINGSLTHYPVKPSDMSESFYQLAAASAGSSNLSAGRDTLYDTVFYGYMSDNGNNNLLSVGHRRWIINPQMKKTMFGFAVDPSSVYGTYSSMSAFNNDRDINEVQYDYIAWPSAGIFPAEIIRPADPWSVSLNTGLYDRNKISDIKVTLTRERDQKVWNFDSNDRDYDGDFFNVSLNNYGINFAVIFRPGNIDYYEDEDKFNVNITGLHTLAGESTSLSYSTSLVQLQSKFVNSAQRYMLPGQQLQFPVDEKPIRYVSSDPRVASVNANGVVTAHKRGYVNITVDGYLYTSNSSIQIDVLDKPESPISSWAQSSLTDANKYGLLNFNPYYYDLTESVTRELFVSYVVGLLTAIDPTIDFTKYYDKASPFTDVYDGNYEIIWAYENNIINGTGNGKFSPYATISREQAASLLMKVYHYLDGNLKRGKAPVFSDDAKISAWARSSVTQAAELSIMGGVSATKFDPQGKYSHEQTIVTMVRLFNMLGQ; translated from the coding sequence ATGAAAATGAAATTTTTCTTTAAACAAATTGCTGTTGTCAGCGTTACTATGACGTTAGCAGCATCGTTAGTAAACCCAACAATAGCATTCGGTGCTAGTAATGTACAAGAAACCGTTTCTGCAAGAACAGAAAAACAATTATTAGAAAAATGGCAAAAATACTTGCCTTTAGACATTGATAGTTCGAAGTTGTTTGAAGTAGCGCCAACATTATCTGCTCCTTACAGTGCCGGTAAGGTTTCACAAAATGTATTACTTGATGGATTGAATGCAACTAATTTTGCAAGGTACTTAGCTGGTCTACCAGATGATGTTACACTTGATTATTCCATTGCTGAGAAACAACAAGCTGGTGCAATTATTAATGCCATAAACGGATCTTTAACTCATTATCCAGTAAAACCAAGCGATATGAGTGAATCTTTCTACCAACTTGCAGCTGCTTCTGCAGGTTCTAGTAATCTGTCTGCAGGACGAGATACATTGTATGACACTGTATTTTATGGATATATGTCTGACAATGGTAACAACAATCTGCTTTCAGTAGGACATCGTCGCTGGATCATTAATCCGCAAATGAAGAAAACAATGTTTGGATTTGCAGTTGATCCCTCTTCTGTTTATGGAACTTATTCATCGATGTCTGCATTTAACAATGATCGCGATATTAATGAAGTACAGTATGATTATATCGCGTGGCCATCTGCCGGTATTTTCCCTGCAGAAATCATACGTCCAGCTGATCCATGGTCAGTTTCCTTAAATACAGGTCTATATGATAGGAACAAAATATCAGACATTAAAGTTACATTAACTCGTGAGCGTGATCAGAAGGTTTGGAATTTCGATTCTAACGATCGTGATTACGATGGTGATTTCTTCAATGTGAGTTTAAATAATTATGGTATTAACTTCGCTGTTATTTTCCGTCCAGGTAATATTGACTATTATGAAGATGAAGATAAGTTTAATGTTAATATTACTGGATTGCATACATTAGCAGGTGAATCAACTTCACTGTCTTATTCAACTTCATTGGTTCAACTACAGTCGAAATTTGTTAACAGTGCACAGCGGTACATGCTCCCTGGGCAGCAGTTGCAATTCCCAGTAGATGAGAAACCTATTCGCTATGTATCTTCTGATCCTAGAGTTGCGAGTGTTAACGCAAATGGTGTAGTAACTGCTCATAAACGTGGCTATGTTAATATTACGGTTGATGGGTATCTATACACTTCGAACAGCTCTATTCAAATCGATGTTCTTGATAAACCTGAGTCACCAATTAGTTCATGGGCACAATCGAGCTTAACTGATGCTAATAAATATGGTTTGCTTAACTTTAATCCTTATTACTATGATCTAACCGAATCAGTTACAAGGGAATTATTCGTCTCTTATGTCGTGGGACTTCTTACTGCAATAGATCCGACGATTGACTTTACCAAATACTATGATAAGGCTTCTCCATTTACCGATGTATATGACGGTAATTATGAAATCATCTGGGCATATGAGAATAACATTATTAATGGAACTGGTAACGGAAAGTTCTCACCTTATGCAACAATTTCGAGAGAGCAAGCTGCTTCATTATTAATGAAGGTATATCATTATCTTGATGGAAACTTGAAGCGTGGCAAAGCTCCCGTCTTTAGTGATGACGCGAAAATTTCAGCATGGGCGCGTTCATCTGTCACTCAAGCTGCTGAACTATCCATTATGGGCGGCGTATCTGCTACGAAATTCGATCCACAAGGGAAATACTCACATGAGCAAACGATTGTAACTATGGTGCGCTTATTCAATATGTTAGGCCAATAA
- a CDS encoding response regulator, with protein MKVLIVDDEEHVREGVELAIDWPTYNIQQILTAEDGFEAIEIVRGEEPELIICDMSMPKMDGPRFLELLREEGWNSKVIVLSGYQEFRYTRATLLANGVDYLLKPFKIDDLDKAVAKAVTSIEQNQQTKHEEFNNSFRIKEADSLLNEQKMNTYLQNDPIQEDSMLQLFEEVGLSEQDFYVLMYLPRNSNSVIERYYMGDESLFEFSVKNVLNDIIKQVGNYYCFTDEQFIIVYIQSDLSIDELEFYQKKISELWYKTLRLLTISGFSKRRTSIGQLHHSLKEAKAEILNTNIIKASQSYQNATDLTPFMDKELLLLEAIRNQDKNQIQELVHSYVESLHTKSNLPLKELQHYSIEANLLLMRVMNQLQSKQHIETMPLWLSDLEEWEKTLIHMFHSIVDDANESASTIQSIAAIKNYIHDHMSEEITLSSLAEIFHFSPQYLSKRFKEMHQTTVMSYLTQIRMDNACELLKFSELSVQEIAASVGYEDDNYFSKVFRKHYGVSPTQYRRVNK; from the coding sequence ATGAAAGTATTGATCGTAGATGATGAAGAACATGTAAGAGAAGGTGTAGAGCTAGCAATTGATTGGCCTACCTATAACATTCAGCAAATATTAACTGCTGAAGATGGATTCGAGGCAATCGAGATCGTTCGAGGGGAAGAGCCTGAATTAATCATATGTGATATGAGTATGCCCAAAATGGATGGACCACGTTTCTTAGAATTGTTAAGAGAGGAAGGCTGGAATTCAAAAGTTATCGTACTAAGTGGTTATCAGGAGTTTCGCTATACTAGAGCAACTTTATTAGCAAATGGTGTTGATTATTTACTCAAGCCATTCAAAATAGATGACTTGGATAAGGCCGTTGCCAAAGCAGTGACATCAATTGAACAAAATCAGCAAACTAAACATGAAGAGTTTAATAATAGTTTTCGCATAAAGGAAGCAGACTCATTACTCAATGAACAGAAAATGAATACTTATTTGCAAAATGATCCAATTCAAGAGGATAGTATGTTACAGCTATTTGAAGAAGTTGGGCTATCTGAGCAAGATTTTTATGTCCTTATGTACTTACCGCGTAATTCTAATTCTGTCATTGAACGCTACTATATGGGCGACGAATCATTGTTTGAATTTTCTGTAAAAAATGTGCTGAATGATATCATTAAACAAGTAGGGAATTATTATTGTTTTACAGATGAACAGTTTATTATCGTGTATATACAAAGTGATCTTTCAATTGATGAACTGGAGTTCTATCAGAAAAAAATAAGTGAATTATGGTACAAAACGCTTAGACTACTTACAATCTCAGGTTTCAGTAAACGACGCACAAGCATTGGACAACTTCATCATTCATTGAAAGAAGCAAAAGCAGAAATATTAAATACCAATATAATAAAAGCATCACAGTCCTATCAAAACGCAACGGATCTTACTCCCTTTATGGATAAAGAATTATTATTGTTAGAAGCTATTCGTAACCAAGATAAAAATCAAATTCAGGAATTGGTTCACAGTTATGTTGAATCTCTACATACCAAATCTAATTTACCATTAAAAGAATTACAGCATTATTCCATTGAAGCAAATTTATTGTTGATGCGAGTTATGAATCAATTACAATCTAAACAACATATTGAAACGATGCCATTATGGCTATCTGACTTAGAAGAATGGGAAAAGACTCTCATTCATATGTTTCATAGTATTGTTGATGACGCAAATGAAAGTGCCTCAACCATTCAAAGCATTGCAGCAATAAAAAATTATATCCACGATCATATGAGTGAAGAAATTACTCTGTCATCCTTAGCTGAAATATTCCATTTTAGTCCTCAATATTTATCAAAACGGTTTAAGGAAATGCATCAAACAACGGTCATGAGTTATTTGACTCAGATTAGAATGGATAATGCCTGTGAATTATTAAAATTCTCTGAGCTTTCCGTTCAAGAAATCGCCGCTTCTGTCGGTTATGAAGATGATAATTACTTCAGTAAAGTATTCCGTAAGCATTACGGAGTATCTCCAACGCAATATCGAAGAGTGAATAAATAA
- a CDS encoding glycosyltransferase: protein MVKIFRSSVIMLFVMALMVVPFKGIVSANVHANGIPNNKATCELRMAERQLWIDHVLWTRSFIVSDLANLEDKSDVLERLLKNQDDIGNSIKPYYGEEAGNKLTKILREHIELAGQVTNAAKTGNTADLEKYNKLWYKNADDIADFLSAANPNYSNKELKDMLYKHLQFLTDQVVARLSKDWKADIVAFDKGEEHMIMFADMLVDGIIKQFPKKFK, encoded by the coding sequence ATGGTGAAGATATTCAGAAGTTCAGTAATAATGTTGTTTGTAATGGCACTAATGGTTGTGCCGTTCAAAGGTATCGTTTCGGCGAACGTCCATGCTAATGGAATACCTAATAATAAAGCTACTTGTGAGTTGAGAATGGCAGAGCGGCAACTGTGGATTGATCATGTTCTTTGGACGAGAAGCTTTATTGTTAGTGATCTAGCCAATCTTGAAGACAAATCCGATGTATTAGAGCGACTATTAAAAAATCAAGATGATATTGGCAATTCCATTAAGCCTTATTATGGTGAAGAAGCCGGCAATAAACTAACTAAGATACTTAGGGAGCATATTGAACTTGCTGGACAAGTTACGAATGCAGCGAAAACTGGTAACACTGCTGATCTAGAAAAATATAATAAGTTATGGTACAAAAATGCAGATGACATAGCAGACTTTTTAAGTGCTGCTAACCCTAATTATTCAAATAAAGAATTGAAAGATATGTTATACAAGCACTTACAGTTTCTTACCGATCAAGTTGTAGCTAGATTGAGTAAAGACTGGAAAGCCGATATCGTTGCATTTGATAAAGGTGAAGAGCATATGATTATGTTCGCAGATATGCTTGTTGACGGAATAATTAAGCAGTTCCCGAAAAAGTTCAAATAA
- a CDS encoding PH domain-containing protein: protein MEEVLWKGKPFNFGLPSFTKYEITDSRIIVQKGIFTKRRDEIRLYRIRDISTKRNLFERIINIGDITVFSSDTNHAEFILRNIKNSTQVSDLLGETVEKSRIKHRALEVAGIME from the coding sequence ATGGAAGAAGTATTATGGAAGGGAAAACCGTTCAACTTCGGTTTACCTAGCTTTACAAAATATGAAATTACAGATTCAAGAATTATTGTACAAAAGGGCATATTCACAAAAAGACGCGATGAAATACGATTGTATCGAATTAGAGATATTTCAACAAAGAGAAACTTATTTGAGCGTATCATTAACATAGGCGATATTACCGTATTTTCATCTGACACCAATCATGCAGAATTTATACTTCGTAACATCAAAAATTCCACTCAAGTATCGGATTTGCTAGGGGAGACTGTAGAAAAATCACGTATTAAACATCGAGCTCTTGAAGTTGCTGGCATAATGGAATAA
- a CDS encoding histidine kinase, producing the protein MFPVKRSLFAKILFSLLIATIIPFIASNYISYQITGKAINKQLVELNQNSMAITMSGLHTYFHELSLLGLSYYGNPNLDRILSSKETQTPAETVYITQQFERIYGTHSEIGSVSYKSALTNKQFNIRNDYSSRVNIPDFVNGELSSQRDELTNDFIVTYNHNEPKLRVNRYFMDISTREVIGLTSFNVDNSEIKKTVGALSTSQDGSIYLFIQDDLQLLYSSLPSNEKKKMDWVNRLYEETTGKEGVVKGAIYEQEGTYIYYRDVSYNFPVTLAKFIPQSLVNKAQTTVLGQSLIVQVGAIILVGIIAAYVSYYILRRVKRILKQIKNIQMGNFNIKVRPQSNSPDELNILEERFQEMTMELDELWNKQYRHQLELSHARLKMLQAQINPHFFYNTLQSIGTLAIKNNSREISDRIAEFAAIFRYNMDIDTEVVSLQEELDHVSHYTSLQMGRYKNKLTYAVQYPEEAYSLQVPKMVLQPLVENSIVHGLEKGTGKVEIKVDIEVVNNYIYLSVIDNGKGFTPEEIQKIHLSYVDQNMFDDEKAGIGLTNVLKRLLLFYGETFEWKIISEPYVQTTISLKLPNTTNTSR; encoded by the coding sequence ATGTTTCCCGTAAAAAGAAGTCTATTTGCTAAAATACTTTTCAGTTTGTTAATAGCGACAATCATACCTTTTATCGCATCCAACTATATTTCTTATCAAATAACCGGAAAAGCGATTAATAAGCAACTTGTGGAGTTAAACCAAAACTCAATGGCAATTACGATGTCTGGCCTACATACTTATTTCCATGAGCTTTCACTGCTCGGGCTATCGTATTATGGCAATCCGAATTTGGATCGGATTCTATCTTCTAAAGAGACACAGACACCTGCAGAAACTGTATACATTACCCAACAATTTGAGCGCATATATGGGACTCATTCTGAAATTGGTTCAGTTTCTTACAAAAGTGCTTTAACAAATAAACAATTTAATATTCGCAATGACTATAGTTCACGCGTGAATATTCCAGATTTCGTGAATGGAGAGCTTTCTTCACAACGTGATGAGCTAACAAATGATTTTATTGTTACATACAACCATAATGAACCCAAATTACGTGTGAATCGTTATTTTATGGATATTTCAACACGTGAAGTTATTGGGTTAACATCATTCAATGTTGATAATAGTGAAATAAAAAAAACAGTTGGAGCATTATCTACATCACAAGATGGCTCCATCTATCTCTTTATACAAGATGATTTGCAATTATTATATTCGTCGCTTCCAAGCAATGAGAAAAAAAAGATGGATTGGGTAAATCGTTTATATGAAGAAACTACAGGAAAGGAAGGAGTAGTAAAAGGGGCGATTTACGAGCAAGAGGGTACTTATATTTACTATCGTGATGTATCCTATAATTTTCCTGTAACACTAGCAAAATTCATTCCTCAATCATTGGTCAATAAAGCCCAAACTACTGTACTTGGCCAATCCCTAATTGTACAAGTAGGAGCAATAATATTGGTGGGCATCATCGCAGCTTATGTTTCCTATTATATTTTGAGACGTGTGAAACGAATTTTAAAACAAATAAAGAACATTCAAATGGGGAATTTCAATATTAAAGTACGTCCACAATCGAATTCCCCAGATGAGCTTAATATTTTGGAAGAAAGATTTCAAGAAATGACAATGGAGCTTGACGAATTATGGAACAAACAGTATCGTCATCAGCTTGAATTGTCCCATGCAAGATTAAAGATGCTGCAAGCACAAATTAACCCACATTTCTTCTATAACACGTTACAGTCCATCGGAACTTTAGCAATTAAGAACAATTCTCGGGAGATTAGTGATAGAATTGCAGAATTTGCTGCTATCTTCCGTTACAATATGGATATAGATACTGAAGTAGTGTCACTACAAGAAGAGCTGGATCACGTCTCACATTATACATCTCTGCAAATGGGGCGTTATAAAAATAAGTTAACATATGCTGTACAATATCCAGAAGAAGCCTATTCGTTACAAGTTCCGAAAATGGTGCTGCAACCACTTGTAGAAAACAGTATTGTGCATGGCTTGGAAAAAGGTACAGGTAAAGTGGAAATTAAAGTGGATATTGAAGTGGTTAATAACTATATTTATTTATCTGTTATTGATAACGGTAAAGGTTTTACTCCTGAAGAGATACAAAAAATTCATCTTAGTTATGTAGATCAAAACATGTTTGATGATGAGAAAGCTGGGATTGGCTTAACCAATGTACTCAAGCGATTATTATTATTTTATGGTGAGACGTTTGAATGGAAAATTATTAGCGAACCATATGTTCAAACAACTATTTCATTAAAACTTCCAAATACAACAAATACATCACGATAA
- a CDS encoding cell wall hydrolase, translating into MLNKRWIKSLALLLIIVFAWPTYEVFAETPGKTTVYVNGQRVSTTAIIQNDYQLVPASFFRKLNVSVEWNKKYRAAVLSKSSILMSFPVAERHTDYQSAAASVWKRDKLNTRTTLINGVTYVPLAYTAKKLGFSVQYDSRMKAALISTGAGGMNSLENQKQPTQEELHWLYQITEAEAGGESYTGKVAVAASILNRVADPEWPDSIIDTIFQVEVYNGKSYYQYSPVLDNRINTVTPSQDTKRAVQAALNGYDPGLGAVVFYNPKKTDNEWVQSREVTARIGNHVFAK; encoded by the coding sequence ATGTTGAACAAACGTTGGATAAAGTCTTTGGCCTTATTATTGATTATTGTTTTTGCTTGGCCTACCTATGAAGTTTTTGCAGAAACGCCTGGCAAAACGACGGTATATGTGAACGGTCAACGTGTCTCGACAACGGCAATTATTCAAAATGATTATCAACTTGTACCAGCTTCATTTTTTCGTAAGTTAAATGTGTCCGTTGAATGGAATAAAAAATATCGTGCTGCTGTGCTTAGTAAATCATCTATTCTGATGAGCTTTCCAGTAGCTGAGCGTCATACTGATTATCAAAGTGCAGCAGCATCAGTGTGGAAGCGGGATAAGTTAAATACTCGGACGACGTTAATCAATGGAGTGACTTATGTCCCACTAGCTTATACTGCAAAAAAACTTGGATTTAGTGTTCAGTACGATTCACGTATGAAGGCAGCACTTATCTCGACAGGTGCAGGGGGTATGAATTCGTTAGAGAATCAGAAGCAACCGACCCAAGAGGAACTTCATTGGTTATATCAAATTACGGAAGCAGAGGCTGGGGGAGAGAGCTATACAGGGAAGGTCGCTGTGGCAGCTTCAATCTTGAACCGAGTTGCTGATCCTGAATGGCCCGATTCAATCATCGATACGATTTTTCAGGTAGAAGTTTATAATGGAAAATCGTATTATCAATATTCTCCGGTGTTGGACAATCGTATTAATACCGTGACACCAAGTCAGGATACGAAACGAGCGGTGCAAGCTGCACTGAATGGTTATGATCCGGGTCTTGGAGCTGTAGTTTTCTATAATCCAAAGAAAACAGATAATGAATGGGTACAAAGCCGAGAAGTCACAGCTCGAATCGGAAATCATGTATTTGCGAAGTAA
- a CDS encoding S-layer homology domain-containing protein, whose amino-acid sequence MNIRKSSKWIALLLSALLLIPSFSLASASSSSDISGHWAETNLQEWVEQGLLEGFEANIYKPNKDVTRAEFMTFINRAFGLTGTATLNYSDVQSSTNKWYVKEIGKAVQAGYVKGYTDNTIRPNDLITRQEAAVMLSNLVKDTGASTADLSGFTDADKIATWAKDAVTKVFDLGYLGGYPNNTLKPQKEITRAESVVMINRAMEDQFTIYKKAGTYGAETGQKTIAGDVMITVANVTLKNTIIEGNLILGKGIGEGDVTLDNVTVKGNTIVQGGGVNSIHIINSSLLTIIVDKATGVVRIVASGITVVGAVIAKTPAIFVENALTGAGFGNITITEQANGQIDLSGNFDKVIVEVPGVTVNVVNGTVNTLEVTAAAADTNINLAANTTVTNLILNAATDVTGTGTVVNANVKANGSTLAKRPTNLVVSPGITVVVPDAPVVNPGPSVPSTSISVSNETQLLAALANNYYTHINVTANIAATKTIVINRAVTLNGNGNTISLAGDWTGETNAEKHGILVQSNNVTIDNLKVTLDKVGDTPAWGGNYGIQVYDVTGVTLNNVTVSGADGGILVNASLVTLTGTTDVSGNEFGGIEVSKGTEAVRTDSILTVGANAKILNTTETESKPTIWVEDGEGSVVGWNTLLIEKTVLEKEQTFYLLNVYNEAQLRTAVDQVGLKTISLGDDIGYLTSSLVLDRANTTLDGNGYYIDFESIFDNSDPIERHGIVIVADGVTVTNIYLYSDDEETNWTGSYGIQAYDAKDVVLNNVTVEYFNAGILVNAAQVELTGETVLYYNGFGGIEVSKGTEEGLGNSVLTLSGTIVNEEETEDHPTIWVTRDADGVTDQGTVVGWETRLIEAEGVGDDPQTFYYLNVYNEEQLRTAVDQVGLQTISLGADIEVSEKIVITRDNVTLGGTGPDVNYGIGFINQENSGIIIEANGVKVTDLILLFGSSYGIKVNNATGVKVNNVDIVFFDAAILVNASEVELTGKIYLQGNGSSGIKVAKDAGMTRNSVLTVTGTIDNNSESPSKPTVWVVYDADGVTPQGTFTNSNEDNVFTEVEKKDGDKIIQVNHHLPAPIIP is encoded by the coding sequence GTGAACATTAGAAAATCTAGTAAATGGATTGCGTTATTGCTTTCGGCATTATTACTGATTCCGTCTTTTTCATTGGCATCTGCTAGTAGCTCATCAGACATTTCAGGTCACTGGGCTGAAACTAACTTGCAAGAGTGGGTAGAACAAGGATTATTAGAAGGATTTGAAGCTAATATTTATAAGCCTAACAAGGATGTCACGCGTGCAGAATTTATGACCTTCATTAACCGTGCTTTTGGTTTAACAGGTACAGCTACATTAAATTATTCTGATGTGCAGTCATCTACTAACAAATGGTATGTGAAAGAGATTGGAAAAGCAGTTCAAGCAGGTTATGTGAAAGGTTACACGGATAATACAATACGTCCGAATGACCTAATAACACGTCAAGAAGCTGCAGTTATGTTATCTAATCTAGTAAAAGATACAGGTGCTTCAACAGCAGATCTATCTGGTTTCACTGATGCAGATAAAATTGCTACTTGGGCAAAAGATGCAGTAACAAAAGTATTCGATCTAGGCTATCTCGGTGGATACCCGAATAATACATTAAAGCCACAAAAAGAGATTACGCGTGCTGAATCTGTTGTCATGATTAATCGTGCGATGGAAGATCAGTTCACAATTTACAAAAAAGCAGGTACTTATGGCGCTGAAACAGGCCAAAAAACCATTGCTGGAGATGTAATGATCACTGTTGCTAATGTAACATTGAAAAATACAATCATCGAAGGTAACTTAATACTTGGTAAAGGTATTGGCGAAGGTGATGTTACGCTAGATAATGTTACTGTTAAAGGTAACACAATCGTACAAGGCGGTGGAGTAAATAGTATTCATATTATTAACTCTAGCTTATTGACCATTATTGTAGACAAAGCAACTGGAGTAGTAAGAATTGTTGCTTCTGGTATTACTGTTGTGGGTGCAGTTATTGCTAAAACTCCAGCTATATTTGTAGAAAATGCGCTAACTGGAGCTGGTTTCGGCAACATTACAATTACTGAGCAAGCAAATGGACAAATTGATTTATCAGGAAACTTCGATAAAGTAATCGTTGAAGTACCTGGCGTTACAGTAAATGTTGTAAATGGTACAGTAAATACGTTAGAGGTTACTGCAGCAGCGGCAGACACGAACATTAATCTTGCTGCAAATACTACAGTAACGAATCTTATTCTGAATGCGGCAACAGATGTAACAGGAACGGGTACGGTAGTCAATGCAAATGTTAAAGCAAATGGTTCAACATTGGCTAAAAGACCGACGAATCTAGTAGTATCCCCTGGTATTACAGTTGTTGTTCCAGATGCACCTGTGGTGAACCCTGGTCCATCTGTTCCTTCAACATCAATAAGCGTAAGTAACGAGACTCAATTATTAGCAGCGTTAGCTAATAATTACTATACACATATTAATGTAACGGCAAATATTGCCGCTACAAAAACTATCGTGATTAATAGAGCAGTTACTTTGAATGGTAATGGTAATACAATTTCACTAGCTGGTGATTGGACTGGTGAAACAAATGCTGAGAAGCATGGTATTTTAGTTCAAAGTAATAATGTTACGATCGACAATCTTAAAGTAACGCTTGATAAAGTTGGAGATACACCTGCTTGGGGTGGAAACTACGGAATTCAAGTATACGATGTTACAGGAGTAACATTGAATAACGTTACAGTATCAGGTGCAGATGGTGGTATTCTAGTTAATGCATCGCTTGTAACATTAACAGGTACAACTGATGTATCGGGTAATGAGTTCGGTGGTATTGAAGTAAGTAAAGGTACAGAAGCGGTTCGTACGGATTCTATTTTGACAGTGGGAGCAAATGCAAAAATATTGAATACTACGGAAACTGAATCAAAACCTACGATTTGGGTTGAAGATGGCGAAGGTTCTGTTGTAGGTTGGAACACTCTACTGATTGAAAAAACTGTATTAGAAAAGGAACAAACATTCTATCTATTAAATGTATACAACGAAGCTCAACTTCGTACTGCTGTTGATCAAGTGGGATTAAAAACTATTTCATTGGGTGACGATATCGGATATCTGACTAGTTCCTTGGTTCTTGATAGAGCTAATACTACATTGGATGGAAATGGATATTACATCGACTTTGAAAGTATATTTGATAACAGTGACCCAATTGAACGTCATGGTATTGTTATTGTAGCTGATGGAGTTACAGTAACTAATATATATCTTTATTCTGATGATGAGGAAACCAATTGGACAGGATCATACGGAATTCAAGCTTATGATGCAAAGGATGTAGTATTGAATAACGTAACTGTAGAATATTTCAATGCGGGTATTCTAGTTAATGCTGCTCAAGTTGAATTAACTGGAGAAACAGTATTGTACTACAACGGATTTGGTGGTATTGAGGTAAGTAAAGGTACAGAAGAGGGTCTTGGTAATTCGGTACTAACACTTTCAGGAACGATCGTGAATGAAGAGGAAACTGAAGATCACCCAACAATTTGGGTAACTCGTGATGCTGACGGTGTAACAGATCAAGGTACTGTAGTAGGCTGGGAAACTCGACTAATTGAAGCTGAGGGAGTAGGCGACGACCCTCAAACGTTCTACTATTTGAATGTGTACAACGAAGAGCAACTTCGTACAGCGGTTGATCAAGTGGGATTACAAACTATCTCATTAGGTGCTGATATTGAGGTATCAGAAAAGATTGTTATAACACGTGATAATGTAACATTAGGTGGAACTGGTCCAGATGTTAATTATGGTATTGGTTTTATTAATCAAGAAAACAGCGGTATAATAATTGAAGCTAACGGAGTTAAAGTTACTGATCTAATTCTACTCTTTGGTAGTTCTTATGGTATAAAAGTAAATAATGCAACAGGTGTAAAAGTAAATAATGTGGATATCGTGTTTTTCGATGCAGCAATTCTTGTTAATGCTTCTGAAGTAGAATTAACCGGAAAAATATATTTGCAAGGAAATGGATCTAGTGGTATTAAAGTAGCTAAAGACGCAGGAATGACTCGTAATTCTGTATTGACTGTAACAGGTACTATCGATAATAACTCCGAGTCTCCTTCAAAGCCAACCGTTTGGGTGGTATACGATGCTGATGGTGTAACACCACAAGGTACATTCACTAACTCTAACGAAGATAATGTATTTACAGAAGTAGAAAAGAAAGATGGCGATAAAATAATACAGGTTAATCACCATCTTCCGGCTCCAATTATACCTTAA
- a CDS encoding CBS domain-containing protein, translating into MKKVKDLMTADCKTVTLKDNIYEIAVIMSENNIGFVAVVDEHDHSKLIGCVTDRDLVIRGYAAKHPGSTEVQTVMSENLITVAPDQDAEEAANLMAQHKIRRLPVIESGKLVGIIALGDLALAHPTEHNAGIALQEISENSEEQQYLQ; encoded by the coding sequence ATGAAGAAAGTAAAAGATTTAATGACAGCTGACTGTAAAACGGTAACGCTTAAAGATAATATTTATGAAATTGCCGTCATTATGTCTGAGAACAATATTGGTTTCGTAGCGGTCGTGGATGAACACGATCACTCTAAACTAATTGGATGTGTCACAGACCGTGATCTGGTTATAAGAGGATATGCTGCAAAGCACCCCGGCTCTACAGAAGTACAAACTGTTATGAGCGAAAATCTAATAACCGTCGCTCCAGATCAAGATGCTGAAGAAGCAGCCAATCTCATGGCTCAGCATAAAATCCGGCGTTTACCTGTTATTGAATCAGGTAAATTAGTGGGCATTATCGCTTTAGGTGATTTGGCTTTAGCACATCCAACTGAACATAACGCTGGCATTGCTTTACAAGAGATATCAGAGAATTCTGAAGAACAACAATACTTGCAATAA